Genomic window (Synergistaceae bacterium):
AGGACGAGCGAATCAGCTCCTTCAAGTTCATGACCGGCAAGGAGGGCAAGGACGTCAAGGAGATAGTCGCCGGGGACATACTGTCCATGCCGAAGCTGCAAAGCGTGCAGATCGGCGATACTCTGAGCGTCAAGGGATCCAAGGTCGTCTTCCCGCCGATCGAGTTCCCAAAGCCCGTCTACAGCGTCGCCATAACCGCGAAGAGCCGCGCCGACGAGGACAAGCTCGGCAACGCCATCAACAAGACGCTGGAGGAGGACCTCAGCCTAAGCTACGAGAAGAACCCCGAGACCAACGACAGCGTGCTCTCCGGCATGGGCGACATGCACATAGATATAGTCCTTGCCAAGATGAAGGAGCGCTACGGCGTGGACCTCGACACGAGCACCCCCCAGGTCCCGTACAGGGAGACCATACGCAAAACCGCCGAGGCCCAGGGCAGGCACAAGAAGCAGACAGGAGGACACGGCCAGTACGGTGACGTCCACATAAGGTACACTCCGATCGCGAGGGGTGCCGGCTTCGAGTTCGAGGACAACATAGTCGGAGGCGCAATACCCAAGGGCTTTATACCGGCGGTGGAGAAGGGCCTGCGCGAGAACATGGTCAAGGGTCCGATGGCCGGCTTCCCGGTCGTGGACTTCAAGGCCACCCTCTACTTCGGCTCCTACCACGAGGTGGACAGCTCCGAGATGTCCTTCAAGCTCGCTGCGCGGCTGTCGTTCCGGAAGGGGATAATGGACGCGGGCCCCATACTGCTGGAGCCTATCATGAACGTCGAGGTCATGGTCCCGGAGGAATACCTGGGCGACGTCATGGGCGACTTCAACGGCAGGCGCGGACGCATCCTCGGCATAGACAGCAAGGGACACCAGCAGATAGTCAAGGCCCAGGTTCCCCTGGCGGAGATGTTCCGCTACGCTATCATCCTCAGGTCGATGACCTCCGGCCGAGGCACCTTCACGATGGAGTACGACCACTACGAAGAAGTCCCTGCGGAGATAGCGAAGAAGGTCATAGCCTCCCACAAGGATGAGGAAGAGGAGGAGTAGTACTTCTCCCGGGACGTTTAAAGGTTTTACAGAGAGCCCCGCATATGCGGGGCTCTCTTGCCAGGGTAAAGGGGTGAGAATCATGAGCGGAAGGGTGATAGTGGTCGGCGCCGGGGGCGCCGGTCTGACAGCGGCGATAGCGGCGCGAAAAGGTGGCGCGGAGGTGCTTCTCCTGTGCAAGACCTCCTGCGAGAGCGCAAACTGCACCGCCTACTCGGGTGGACTCTTCTCCCTCGCGTCCGGCGAGGTGAAACCGGATGACCACTACGAGCGAATCACGCGGACGGGGCGTTTCGTCAACGACAAGGAGATGGTCAGGGTCCTGGCCGACGAGTCCGAGAGGTCCCTGCGTACACTGCGTGATTGGGGGGTGACATTGGATATCGGCTCGGGAAGGGCGTCGGCGCGGGACACCGCCCCGTCGGAGATAATGGGCGGCGGCGGGATGGTGCGTGAGCTGGCCTCGATCGCGCGCGATGAAGGGGTGAATGTCCTCGAGTACCATGCCGCTGTTCGCCTCCTCACAGGGGAGAGGGGTGTGGAGGGAGTTGAGGCGGTCGACTGGAGGAGCGGGCGAGTCGTCTCCCTGCGGGGGTCCGCGGTGGTGCTGGCCACGGGCGGTGGAGGCGCGATCTTCGAGCGTACCGACAATCCGGCCCGTATGACGGGCGACGGTTACGCACTGGCACTTGAGGCCGGGCTCGACCTCGTCGACATGGAGTATGTCCAGTTCTACCCGATGGGATGGGATCAACCGGGGTATCCTATGTGGATGGTGGGGCTGAACATGGTCGACTACATACCCCTGACCGACGAGGACGGCAGGGAGTTCTTGAGGGAGGCCTTCCCGTCTTGGGGGGTGTCCTCGGGGAGGGAGGCGAACCTGTTCGCGCGCGACAGGGCCGCGGTTCTGCTTGCGGGGCACGTGCAGAGCGGGCGCAAGGCGCTTCTCCACTTGGAGGAACTGAGCGAGGAGGACCTGAACGACCCCGATGTCAGGGTCGCGGTCATGTTCGACCTTCCGCCGGAGAAGCGTGCCGCTCCAGTCCAGGTAAGCCCGCTGCAGCACTACTTCTGCGGAGGAATACCCGTTGACTGCGACGGAAGGAGCGCCATCCCCGGTCTGTACGCCTGCGGGGAGGTCACGGCGGGCGTGGACGGCGCGAGCCGCATGGGGGGAAACGCCCTGACGAACATCGTCGTGTTCGGGCTTCGCGCTGGCAGGGCCGCCGCAGAAGAGGCCGGGCCCGCCACCGGAACCCTTTGCTCCGACATTTCTTCCCCGGAATCGCTTTGCTCGTTCCGGGACGGCACCCTACCGATCGAATCGAGGCGGGCGCTCCGGCGCATCGTCCAGAGGGGGCTTTCCCCGTGCAGGGACGGAGAGGGGATCAGGAGATGCATCGCGGAGATGGATAAGTGGAGCGAGTCGGCCGGAAGGTTGCGTCTGTCCTCCTCCATGGGCAGGCTGCACGCGCTTGAGATGAGGGGTCTCGAGCTGACCGCAGGGGCTGTGGCGAAGGCCGCCCTGGCCAGGGAGGAGAGCCGGGGGGTTCACTTTCGAGCCGATTTCCCTGAGGAGAGGGAGGAATGGAAGAGGCGAATCAGGGTCTCGCTTTGCGACGGCAAAGTAGTTGCCAAGGCATAAAAATGGAGCCTGCGTTGATCGCAGGCTCCCATCGTATCTTGACTTAAGTGCCCTAGAAGTTGTCCTGAGGCGCCCACATCTCCAGGAAGTTCAGCTTGCCGTCCTTCCATACCATCATGGCCGCCGGCTTGTTCAGAGGGTTGTGCGTCTCCTCGTCCACGGTGAGGGTGAAATGGACCAGGCGCAGATCCTGCGTGTCCTCCAGCGCGTCCCTGACAGCGACCGGGTCGTCCGTGCCGGCCCTCCTGATGGCGTCGGCCACCCAGGTTATCAGGTCGTAGGCGTAGGCGACGTTGCTCGGTTCGGTCACGGGCCTGCCGTACTCCTTCTCGAAGCGTGAAAACAGCAGGGTCATCTGCGGGTTGAGCAGGTCCATGTTGTAGACCCAGTAGCTGCCCTCCATCGCCTCTCCCGCTATCTCCTGCATGCTCGGGCTGAAGCCGTCCCCGCCGATGAAGGCGGGAGTCCAGTCGAGCTCGGCGGCCTGCTTCATGATGAGCCCCATCTCCTTGTACAGAAGAGGTAGTGCGACCCCCTCAGCCCCGGAGGCCTTCATCTCGGTCAGCAGCGCGCGGAAGTCGACATCCCCGCTGCGGAATCCCCAGATGCCCTTAAGATCGCCGCCCAACTCCTCGTAGCGTTCAACGAAGAACTCCTTGAGCCCCTCGGAGTAGTCGCTCCCCACGTCGGTGATGACCGCTGCCGACTTGATGTTCAACTTGTTGAAAAAGTAGTCGGCCATGACCTTGCCCTGGTAGGGGTCGGTGTAGCTGAGGCGGAAGGCAAAGGGGCGCACTTTGTTCGTCTCCGGGTCCACTGTGACCGTCGGGTTGGTCGCGGAGGTCCCGATCTGGGCCACCTTGCCGTTCTCGACCACGGAGGCGGTGGCAAGGTTCAGACCGCTGTAGTTCGTCCCCCCGATGACGCAGACCTTGTCCTCGTAGATGAGCCTGCGTGCGGCATTTATAGCGTCCTCCTGCCGTCCCCTCACGTCGTAGCAGATGAGCTCCAGCGGGCGACCCAGCACCCCGCCCGCCTCGTTGAACTCCTTGACCGCGAGTTGCGCACCCTCCTTCTCATGCTGCCCCCACGTGGAGCCGTCCCCGGTCAGTATGGCCAGGTAGCCGATCTTTATCGGCTCCCCGGTCGGCACAGCGGCGCAGGACGCAACGGAAAAGAAGACCATAAATGCAGCGGCAACCACCAAAACCCTAATGTTCAGCACTCTTCTCATACAGCTCTCTACCTCCCCTTGTGGTGTTGGAAAAAGTTCGGTCAATTTTAAGCGGACGCACTGCCGTTGTCAAACACTCTTTCGGTGAATGAGAAAAAACGCGGAGCCGCTGTTGAGTTAAGCGGCCCCGCGTGGTTCTTGCCCTGTTTTGACCCTACGCCGTCGCCGTCGGGTTGGCGTGGAGCCTGCCCCCGCGCGGGATGGCGGCCGCGGCCAGCAGAGCACAGAGGTTTGTGCCGGTCTTTTCGGCCAGAGGGCCTCTGCGCACCGGCAGGCACCGCCCCTCCAGGTTGACCGTGTCCCCGTCCTTCTCCGTCCAGGGGAGGAGCGGAATGAGTACATCGGCCTTCTCTGCGAGGTTTGTCAGCTTCGAGGCCGCTACGGCGTACCTTCTGCCCGAGAGGTCGGCGGCGTCGAAGCCCGCCTCCTCTGGCGTCGTGCCCAGGAAGACCAGCGGTGCCTCGCCTTTCGAGCGCAGCTCGGCGGCGTCGACGATACTCTCGCCCGCCGCGAGCAGGGAGGCGCTGCCGGTTCCCTTGAACAGGAGGAGGTATTCGCCGTTGAGCGAGGCCGCCGCATCGAACGCCTCCTTCGCCGGGGCAGCCCCCCCGATCAGGGTCAGCGGTTTCTTCGCGCCTGACAGTCGGCTGGCGGCTGATTTTATCTGCTCCGCGGAGACACCGGTGCCCTCAAGCCGAGAGCCCTGTTCGTCCTCCCCCTTGATGGCAGCAGTAAGAGCCTGCAGCACCCGCGTCATCTTCCCCTCCGCCGGCCTGAGTATCAGCGAGCCGCCCCTGTCGAGCAGGCCTGGCGTGTCGCCCACGTATACCAGCGCGTTCTTCTTGTGGCGCACGGCCCTGCGGAGCCAGGATGTCAGCACCGGCTGGTCCTCGTCCGTGTTCGCGCCGACGAGCAAGAAAGCGTCGCTCTCGCCGTAGCGGAAGACTCCATCCGGCGAGACTCCGCTGAGACTGGAGTAAGAGGCTCTCTTGAGCCCCTCGCGGCCTGTCGCCTCCCTCAGGTGCGGCGAAAGTTCGGAGTCGGCTGTCATGGCGATCCGAGCTTCGGAAGCGCGCAGCTTAATGTATTCTAAGATCGACCGAACCTCCTGCTCGGTGAGGGAGGGGCCGAGCACGAAGGACGCACTCTCCTCCTCCGATGTCAGTTCGTCGAAGGCTGCGATCGCCTCGCCAGGTTCCACGGGCGCGCCCTTGACGGCGTGATCGAAGTTTCCGTCCAGAGCGACCTCCTTGAAGCCGTATCGTCCCTTGACGCAGCAGCTGCCACCTGTGGGCGCCTCGGGGTCATCCAAGTCGGTGGTTACTCGCGCGACCTGGGACCTCCCCCGGTCAAGATTGAGCTCCAGCTCGCACCCTGCGGGGCAAAGGAGGCAGGTGGTCTTCACTATCTCCGGCTCCTCCAGGTGCGGCCAGCGGTCGACTCGGTTCTCGATCAAAGCTCCGACCGGGCAGACCTGTGTGCACAGGCCGCAGAAGGTGCAGTCGGAGTCCTCCATGTCGCGGTAGAACTGCGGGGTCAGCACCGACTCGAATCCCCGCTTGGCGAAGTCTATCGCGTGGAACCCCGCCACCTCGTCGCACGCCCTCACGCACTTGGCGCACAGGATGCACTTGTCCAGGTTGCGCGCGTAGTAGGGGTTCGCGTCCTCGATCTTCTCGATATGCTCCCCCGCGAGCTTCTCCGGATGGACCTCGTGGGTTATGGCGTACTCCCTCAGCTTGCACTCGAAGACGTCCGGGCATCCGCACTCCATGCAGCGGTTGGCGTCGCGCAAAGTCTGCTCCTCGGAGAGTCCGACGCTGTACTCGTCGAACTTCATCTTTAGCCGGGTCTCGCCCGGGACATGCGGAACCTCCTCCTGCACGGAACGGACAATGTGGGCGAAGTCCTCGGGACCCAAGTCCTCGCGCACTATGTCGTAGAAGAAGGGTTTCTTCGGCTTTCCGTGCGCCAGATAGTGGTCTAGCGAGTCGGCCGCCCAGTGGCCGTTGCCGATGGCCTCTATCGCTATCTTGGGCCCGGTCTGCTGGTCGCCGCAGACGAACACTCCCGGAAGCGCTGTGTCGTAGTCCTTGCCCACCTTCATCCTTCTGCCGTCGTGAATGTCGGAGGGCAGTCCGGTGAAGTCTATGCCCTGGCCTATGGCGGCGATGACCATATCGGCCTCAAGCACGAAGGTCTCGCCCGTGGGCACGGGGCTTCTCCTGCCGGAGGCGTCCGGCTCGCCGAGCTCCATCTTCTCGCAGAGAATTCGCTCGACCCTTCCGGAACCCTCGATGGTCTTAGGGGCCGCGAGGAAGATGAACTCGACTCCCTCCTCGTCCGCTTCGACTATCTCTATCTCCTCGGCGGGCATCTCCTCGCGCGAGCGACGGTAGAGCACGGAGACCTTCTCCGCACCCAGGCGTTTCGCCGAACGGGCGGCATCCATAGCTGTGTTGCCGCCTCCAACGACCACGACCCTCGCGCCGACCTTCACTTCGGGGTCGGTTTTGACCTTGTAGAGGAAGTCGATGCCGCCGACGACCCCGTCGAGCTCCTCTCCCGATACTCTCATCGGCGAGGACCTCCAGCACCCCATCGCAAGGATGACACCGTCGAAGTCCCTTCGCAGCTCGTCCAGCGTCACGTCCCTCCCCAGGGCCGTCCCGGCACGAACTTCAATGCCGTGGGAGAGCAGCCAGTCTATCTCCGTCTGCAGGATCTTCTGCGGCAGCCGGTAGTCGGGGATGCCGTA
Coding sequences:
- the fusA gene encoding elongation factor G; translated protein: MGTRQPENTRSFALAAHGGAGKTSLVEAMLFNCGGTNRLGKVEDGNTVSDFSLEEQKRQISINTSLVTMERGEKTLFALDTPGFADFVGEMRSAVSVADSLMIVVNGVSGIEVQTDKAWDTGKEFGLPVAFFISKLDRENSDFDKVLADIRADYSDKAVPVLLPIGKEVSFKGVVDVLRGKAYTYEPDGSGKFVEGDIPADMADAAASAHETLVEAVVEADDDMMMRYLEGETITDEELAPVLRKAMAQRQLMPVFPGASTHNIGVQQVLDFIVEYFPSPVDARPRPAKSGDEEVEIVADPSAEFTATCFKIMVDPFVGKLSFVRVNSGSLTTDHGIYNVNKQEDERISSFKFMTGKEGKDVKEIVAGDILSMPKLQSVQIGDTLSVKGSKVVFPPIEFPKPVYSVAITAKSRADEDKLGNAINKTLEEDLSLSYEKNPETNDSVLSGMGDMHIDIVLAKMKERYGVDLDTSTPQVPYRETIRKTAEAQGRHKKQTGGHGQYGDVHIRYTPIARGAGFEFEDNIVGGAIPKGFIPAVEKGLRENMVKGPMAGFPVVDFKATLYFGSYHEVDSSEMSFKLAARLSFRKGIMDAGPILLEPIMNVEVMVPEEYLGDVMGDFNGRRGRILGIDSKGHQQIVKAQVPLAEMFRYAIILRSMTSGRGTFTMEYDHYEEVPAEIAKKVIASHKDEEEEE
- a CDS encoding FAD-dependent oxidoreductase; translated protein: MKKNIKVTLNGKTVYGYKGQRILDLCAECGIEVPTLCYDPHLSLHGGCSVCLVEVEGARTLLRACANTITPGMVIKTDTQRAISARRTALELLLSDHVGDCRPPCTLACPGQGNVQGYVNLAAQGKYGESLDALHHHVTLPSCIGRVCPAPCEEVCRRRFVDDAPVSIREIKRFVGDWGIDNGRMGFVPEIKENGKRVAIVGGGPAGVSAAYYLRLKGYRPVIFEKEKLLGGMMRYGIPDYRLPQKILQTEIDWLLSHGIEVRAGTALGRDVTLDELRRDFDGVILAMGCWRSSPMRVSGEELDGVVGGIDFLYKVKTDPEVKVGARVVVVGGGNTAMDAARSAKRLGAEKVSVLYRRSREEMPAEEIEIVEADEEGVEFIFLAAPKTIEGSGRVERILCEKMELGEPDASGRRSPVPTGETFVLEADMVIAAIGQGIDFTGLPSDIHDGRRMKVGKDYDTALPGVFVCGDQQTGPKIAIEAIGNGHWAADSLDHYLAHGKPKKPFFYDIVREDLGPEDFAHIVRSVQEEVPHVPGETRLKMKFDEYSVGLSEEQTLRDANRCMECGCPDVFECKLREYAITHEVHPEKLAGEHIEKIEDANPYYARNLDKCILCAKCVRACDEVAGFHAIDFAKRGFESVLTPQFYRDMEDSDCTFCGLCTQVCPVGALIENRVDRWPHLEEPEIVKTTCLLCPAGCELELNLDRGRSQVARVTTDLDDPEAPTGGSCCVKGRYGFKEVALDGNFDHAVKGAPVEPGEAIAAFDELTSEEESASFVLGPSLTEQEVRSILEYIKLRASEARIAMTADSELSPHLREATGREGLKRASYSSLSGVSPDGVFRYGESDAFLLVGANTDEDQPVLTSWLRRAVRHKKNALVYVGDTPGLLDRGGSLILRPAEGKMTRVLQALTAAIKGEDEQGSRLEGTGVSAEQIKSAASRLSGAKKPLTLIGGAAPAKEAFDAAASLNGEYLLLFKGTGSASLLAAGESIVDAAELRSKGEAPLVFLGTTPEEAGFDAADLSGRRYAVAASKLTNLAEKADVLIPLLPWTEKDGDTVNLEGRCLPVRRGPLAEKTGTNLCALLAAAAIPRGGRLHANPTATA
- a CDS encoding FAD-dependent oxidoreductase, whose amino-acid sequence is MSGRVIVVGAGGAGLTAAIAARKGGAEVLLLCKTSCESANCTAYSGGLFSLASGEVKPDDHYERITRTGRFVNDKEMVRVLADESERSLRTLRDWGVTLDIGSGRASARDTAPSEIMGGGGMVRELASIARDEGVNVLEYHAAVRLLTGERGVEGVEAVDWRSGRVVSLRGSAVVLATGGGGAIFERTDNPARMTGDGYALALEAGLDLVDMEYVQFYPMGWDQPGYPMWMVGLNMVDYIPLTDEDGREFLREAFPSWGVSSGREANLFARDRAAVLLAGHVQSGRKALLHLEELSEEDLNDPDVRVAVMFDLPPEKRAAPVQVSPLQHYFCGGIPVDCDGRSAIPGLYACGEVTAGVDGASRMGGNALTNIVVFGLRAGRAAAEEAGPATGTLCSDISSPESLCSFRDGTLPIESRRALRRIVQRGLSPCRDGEGIRRCIAEMDKWSESAGRLRLSSSMGRLHALEMRGLELTAGAVAKAALAREESRGVHFRADFPEEREEWKRRIRVSLCDGKVVAKA
- a CDS encoding ABC transporter substrate-binding protein; its protein translation is MRRVLNIRVLVVAAAFMVFFSVASCAAVPTGEPIKIGYLAILTGDGSTWGQHEKEGAQLAVKEFNEAGGVLGRPLELICYDVRGRQEDAINAARRLIYEDKVCVIGGTNYSGLNLATASVVENGKVAQIGTSATNPTVTVDPETNKVRPFAFRLSYTDPYQGKVMADYFFNKLNIKSAAVITDVGSDYSEGLKEFFVERYEELGGDLKGIWGFRSGDVDFRALLTEMKASGAEGVALPLLYKEMGLIMKQAAELDWTPAFIGGDGFSPSMQEIAGEAMEGSYWVYNMDLLNPQMTLLFSRFEKEYGRPVTEPSNVAYAYDLITWVADAIRRAGTDDPVAVRDALEDTQDLRLVHFTLTVDEETHNPLNKPAAMMVWKDGKLNFLEMWAPQDNF